From Parambassis ranga chromosome 9, fParRan2.1, whole genome shotgun sequence, the proteins below share one genomic window:
- the lysmd3 gene encoding lysM and putative peptidoglycan-binding domain-containing protein 3, with the protein MSSRSQHYGFQSATMVQPANGGHAYLFANNGSENDMSEEDGESYELRPRGKERLRRSTSRERMDDIIYLTRDIQEGDTLNSIALQYHCSVADIKRANNLLTEQDFFALRSVKIPVRRFSVLTETHASAPLSASPTGARRLPQISPVTSLPAESSTDSSSSTDSVEGFLMEKDKDIEQLVKSTGPSRSSLSEVVSSLTLQQQQQPLLGEVEYKPTPKKDPYYGADWGMRWWTAVVIMLVVGIVTPVFYLLYYEVLVKPDGSVQDKPG; encoded by the exons ATGTCCAGCAGAAGCCAGCACTATGGGTTCCAGTCAGCCACCATGGTGCAGCCTGCCAATGGCGGTCATGCATACTTATTTGCAAACAACGGCTCAGAGAATGATATGTCGGAGGAGGATGGGGAAAGCTATGAGTTAAGGCCACGTGGTAAAGAGAGACTGCGGAGGAGCACCTCCAGAGAGAGAATGGATGATATTATCTACCTGACCAGAGATATCCAGGAGGGTGACACCCTGAACAGTATTGCTCTGCAATACCATTGCTCA GTGGCTGACATTAAGCGAGCCAACAACCTCCTGACAGAGCAAGACTTCTTTGCTTTGCGATCAGTAAAGATCCCAGTGAGGCGCTTTAGTGTCCTTACTGAGACTCACGCCTCTGCTCCTCTATCTGCCTCTCCAACGGGCGCTAGGCGCCTGCCTCAGATATCACCTGTCACGTCCCTGCCTGCTGAGTCCTCCAcagactcttcctcctctactGACAGCGTGGAAGGATTCCTCATGGAGAAGGACAAAGACATTGAGCAACTGGTGAAATCCACAGGACCATCTCGAAGCAGCCTCAGTGAGGTTGTTTCATCCTTaacactacaacaacaacaacaacctctgTTAGGAGAAGTGGAGTATAAACCAACACCGAAAAAGGACCCTTACTATGGGGCAGACTGGGGCATGAGATGGTGGACTGCTGTGGTCATTATGCTGGTTGTTGGCATCGTCACGCCTGTGTTTTATCTGTTGTACTATGAGGTTCTTGTAAAACCTGATGGCAGCGTGCAAGACAAGCCTGGTTAA